From the genome of Vicia villosa cultivar HV-30 ecotype Madison, WI linkage group LG2, Vvil1.0, whole genome shotgun sequence, one region includes:
- the LOC131645856 gene encoding F-box protein At2g39490-like codes for MKEIVEDVFTNLPDEILGCIVSFLPNEYSLQTSLISTRWRNLWNQILVKHGTIQDITTAVAHFLTDFDEFDPLKRPRKLQFQFGDYNTLFATIATNSKLLLDFSFGNQKLEREYELEFNLNKQHFTYNPVPPSTFLIKNLTLKSLNYLTSEVASSIVSNLEHLESLMITDCCGLQSLFIGSETKLHKLTILDCLQLKSLHLRTSKLKSFRYRGPLPRIWPESHFNLSHANLDFRQGLSCSDLKAQDFDETLLTIKNSEILTLYQWTFEVLIWPSISPLSGSFIFYRLKELWWIENHENKNSISALVSFLKLCPALEKLFVMIDSKSYSAPQSNSGLKQETKYIELKQLKLIKFMGFTNPIDDISVAKKLIELLKGKPPKIETSCGSYLDEMSILCNEE; via the exons ATGAAAGAAATTGTAGAAGATGTTTTTACCAATTTGCCAGATGAAATTCTTGGCTGCATAGTCTCTTTTCTACCAAATGAATATTCACTTCAAACCAGTCTCATATCTACTAGATGGAGAAACTTATGGAACCAAATTCTTGTTAAACATGGAACTATACAAGATATCACTACTGCCGTTGCTCATTTTCTAACCGATTTTGACGAGTTTGATCCATTAAAGCGACCGCGCAAGCTTCAATTTCAATTTGGTGATTACAATACACTCTTTGCAACTATTGCGACTAATAGTAAGcttcttcttgatttctctttCGGGAACCAAAAACTTGAAAGAGAATATGAACTAGAGTTCAATCTCAATAAGCAACACTTCACCTATAATCCTGTTCCTCCTTCAACTTTCTTAATCAAAAATCTCACTTTGAAATCATTAAACTATTTGACAAGTGAGGTAGCTTCTTCCATAGTTTCGAATTTGGAGCATCTTGAGAGCTTAATGATCACTGATTGCTGTGGATTGCAATCTTTATTCATTGGGTCAGAAACCAAGCTTCATAAGTTAACTATCTTAGATTGCTTGCAGTTGAAGTCTCTTCATCTTAGAACTTCTAAACTTAAATCATTTCGATACCGCGGACCTCTTCCTCGGATTTGGCCAGAATCTCATTTCAACTTAAGTCATGCCAACCTTGACTTCAGACAAGGCCTAAGCTGCAGTGACTTGAAGGCTCAAGATTTTGATGAAACACTATTAACTATTAAGAATTCTGAAATTCTTACTTTATATCAATGGACTTTTGAG GTACTAATATGGCCATCAATTTCTCCTTTAAGTGGAAGTTTTATATTTTATAGATTAAAAGAGCTATGGTGGATTGAAAACCATGAAAATAAAAACAGCATCAGTGCCTTAGTTTCCTTCTTGAAATTATGTCCTGCTTTGGAGAAACTTTTTGTAATG ATTGATTCAAAAAGCTATTCAGCTCCACAGTCCAATTCAGGCTTAAAGCAAGAAACTAAATATATAGAATTGAAGCAACTAAAATTGATAAAGTTTATGGGATTCACTAATCCAATAGATGACATTTCAGTGGCAAAAAAATTAATTGAGCTACTGAAGGGAAAGCCTCCAAAGATAGAGACTTCATGTGGGAGTTATTTGGATGAAATGTCTATTTTATGCAATGAAGAATGA
- the LOC131645855 gene encoding aquaporin TIP1-3-like, with the protein MAIYRIAIGSPREASNPAAIRAAFAEFFSMIIFVFAGQGSGMAYNKLTKNGGATPDGLIVASLSHAFGLFVAVSVGANISGGHVNPAVTFGAFIGGNITFLRSILYWIAQLLGSVVACILLNSCTGGMETSAFALSSGVSVWNALVFEIVMTFGLVYTVYATAIDPKKGNVGIVAPLAIGCIVGANILVGGVFDGASMNPAVSFGPAVVSKTWTHHWVYWVGPFIGSAIAAILYDNIFIGDDAHEPLSNSDF; encoded by the exons ATGGCAATCTACAGAATAGCAATTGGATCTCCTAGAGAAGCTAGTAATCCTGCTGCCATTAGAGCAGCTTTCGCAGAATTCTTCTCTATGATCATTTTTGTTTTTGCCGGCCAAGGCTCCGGCATGGCTTATA ACAAACTTACAAAGAATGGAGGTGCAACTCCTGATGGTCTTATAGTGGCATCATTGTCTCATGCATTTGGGTTGTTTGTGGCTGTTTCTGTTGGTGCAAACATTTCTGGTGGTCATGTCAACCCTGCAGTCACATTTGGTGCTTTCATTGGAGGAAATATTACTTTCTTGAGAAGTATTTTATATTGGATTGCGCAGTTACTTGGTTCTGTTGTTGCTTGCATTCTTCTCAATTCATGCACTGGTGGAATG GAAACATCAGCTTTCGCACTATCCTCAGGTGTGTCAGTATGGAATGCATTGGTTTTTGAGATAGTAATGACATTTGGGTTGGTATATACAGTTTATGCAACAGCAATAGATCCAAAGAAAGGGAATGTTGGTATTGTAGCACCACTAGCAATAGGTTGCATCGTGGGTGCAAATATCTTAGTTGGGGGTGTATTTGATGGTGCATCAATGAATCCAGCAGTGTCGTTTGGGcctgctgtggttagtaaaacATGGACTCATCATTGGGTCTATTGGGTTGGCCCATTCATTGGTTCAGCTATTGCTGCTATTCTTTATGATAACATCTTTATTGGTGATGATGCTCATGAACCTCTTTCAAATAGTGACTTTTAG